The genomic region GAACAACAATCTACCACCACATCCTCGCCCGCGACAACCACATTGCAACCCGCCTTAGATTTGATCGAATTCGCGCGCGAACAGACACGCATCGCCGCGCGAATTGCAGAGAGTTTCGACCATCTTGGCGATGTGAGCTTTTCAGACCTCGACCTGATTGCGCGGAACTGCAACGCCGCAAACCGCAACCTTGAAGCGGCGAGCCGCGCTCTGGCGGATGCCAACGAATCAGAGGCAGGCCAAAGCACCGCCGTGATGGTCTCAACTTCTGAAAACTAGCCGCGAGTAATGAAGTGGTCTTGATGCGTGCGCTGATACCGGTCCTCGCGCGAGCCTTCACATCAACCTTTCACTACACGGAGAAAAGCTATGCACAAACAAGCTAACTTGAAATCATCAGGCAGCGGAAACAACGGCGCGGGCGACTTCAGAATGATCGCCATCACCCTCATAGACCCGCCGCCTAAGAACACGAGAACAACCTTCAAAAAGGAAAGCCTTGCTGAACTGACACGGAGTGTTAAGGAGAAAGGCATCATACAGCCTATTCTCGTGCGTCCGGTCGGCGCGAGATTCCAGATCGTCGCGGGAGAGCGGCGGTTCAAAGCGGCAAATCAGGCTGGCCTCAAAGAGATTCCCGCGAGCGTCAAGAATCTTAGTGACGAGGAGGCTCTTGACGCCCAACTTATAGAGAACTTGCAACGCGAAGATGTTCACCCGCTTGATGAAGCCGATGGCTTCTTGCGGTTGAAGAATGTTTCCAAGCTTGAAATCCCAGACATCGCGCAACGTCTGGCAAAAGACCCGCGATATGTGGCGCGAAGGCTCGCGCTCACTGACCTTATCGAAGAAGCGCGGGAAGACTTCCGCAACGACTTAATTACCCTCGCCCACGCACTGGAAATCTGCCGCCTGTCGTCAGAGCTTCAGCCTTTCGCGCTGGCCGCCTGCTATGAGAGAAAGAGCGTATGGAGTCAGAAAGAACAGACGTACATACACCAATCCGACAAGGAGAAACCCGCCCGGCATGTCAAATTCTTGCAGGCTTGGATTGAGCAAAACATTCACCTCAACCTGACAAAAGCTCCCTTCAAGTTAGATGACGCGAGACTCAGAGAAGACGGTCTCACCTGTGTCGAATGCCCGCAGCGTTCAGGGTTTAACAAGACCCTCTTTGCAGACATTAAGAACACGGATACGTGTCTGAATCCGATGTGCTTCCAGGCAAAGATTCAAACATTAGTCCAGGTCAGAATGTCTGAGATAGAGTCGAAAAGCGGTAAGCCAGCCGCCTACATTTCGCCGTACTACAGCCCGAACCGCGCAAAGGACTCACTCGGAAAGTCCGACTATCAGCAGATCGAGAAGAAAGCCGACCGTTGTGAGTTCGCGGAACAGGCAGTTTACGCGGAAGGCGATGAAGTGGGTCGAGTCATTTGGATATGCAGGGCGAAATCTTGCAAAGACCACATGGGCAGGGTCGGCGCGTCTTACTCATCTTCGACGAGCAGCACAAGCAGCAACTCGCGCAATGGCGACTCGCCGGAAAAACGGAACAAGCGGAAGCAGGAAATCTTTGACATTAAGGTTGACGAGATCGTCCGCAAGCGAGTGATGAAAGAGGCGCTTCAAACTTACAAGTGGCCGCTTGAGCGGGGGCACTTAAATGAAGTCGCCAAAGAATTCTTCCGCCGCATTGCTTCCGACGACCAGCGCACGATCTGTGAAGTGTTCGGGTGGAGTGATGATCTGGCAAGCAAGCTCCGGTATGACCAGCCAGCAGTGCTGCGCGAGATCGCCAAACTCGATGACAGTCAACTGGCACAGTTTATGATGCTGTGCTCATTCGCCCACTACGGAGCCAACCAGTACAAGCACAATCAAGTAGATCAAAAGCCCATCGTACAGTTGAGCAAGGATCGCAAAGTAAACCACACGCTCATCGACGCCCAGGTGCGCGTCGAGCTGTGCGCAAAGAAATACAAGGCCGCTCACGAGGCTTATCTCGACGCCGTAACGAAGGGCGAAGTGACTAGAAAACCAGTCGTCTATGAGCAGCCCCTCAAAAGGGAAAGGTAGAAGTAGCCGGGAAGAAAGCACACGCCAAATTTGCCTCCAAAGCTAAAAGTAGCAAGTAGAAGAACAAGGCGAGGGTTTAAGCGGAGGGCGTGAGTAGCTACAGAAAGT from Blastocatellia bacterium harbors:
- a CDS encoding ParB/RepB/Spo0J family partition protein, which encodes MHKQANLKSSGSGNNGAGDFRMIAITLIDPPPKNTRTTFKKESLAELTRSVKEKGIIQPILVRPVGARFQIVAGERRFKAANQAGLKEIPASVKNLSDEEALDAQLIENLQREDVHPLDEADGFLRLKNVSKLEIPDIAQRLAKDPRYVARRLALTDLIEEAREDFRNDLITLAHALEICRLSSELQPFALAACYERKSVWSQKEQTYIHQSDKEKPARHVKFLQAWIEQNIHLNLTKAPFKLDDARLREDGLTCVECPQRSGFNKTLFADIKNTDTCLNPMCFQAKIQTLVQVRMSEIESKSGKPAAYISPYYSPNRAKDSLGKSDYQQIEKKADRCEFAEQAVYAEGDEVGRVIWICRAKSCKDHMGRVGASYSSSTSSTSSNSRNGDSPEKRNKRKQEIFDIKVDEIVRKRVMKEALQTYKWPLERGHLNEVAKEFFRRIASDDQRTICEVFGWSDDLASKLRYDQPAVLREIAKLDDSQLAQFMMLCSFAHYGANQYKHNQVDQKPIVQLSKDRKVNHTLIDAQVRVELCAKKYKAAHEAYLDAVTKGEVTRKPVVYEQPLKRER